Proteins encoded in a region of the Ancylomarina subtilis genome:
- a CDS encoding carboxypeptidase-like regulatory domain-containing protein, with protein MTKTILSTALFLLILLTSTQAQVQISSSIIDKKSKAAIPYANISIAKTTKGTISNKDGQFQLSIENPQTDTRILISSLGYQSLSLNIDEITKAKTIELKAIAYDLSEVNVNASRLMSDPKKILKACMKAAPRFRPDKPYINKGFLRQSHLLNKKYVKLIEAALFTYATPEEPKLKVHILEKRNTYDNREIDAKELYFFKQWNDVRYKKALKQSKTYKPSNEELQKLIRDTDEERNSISKLRRLKTAYQPKIDDMWHDLNKIYKSSMHQIKLDTILDRDGEAIYKIKILPTAKQLKSSYSIRLGYLLISAKDFALHELKIGDVENPKMKSRYYHSYNHTLKYKKHKGKLYPYYYRSFGRDFAGYTSLMHHRDNELAKTPNLIKEFLFTEIIEEPNQITEMLPNKWNDKLYIPSEYHPEFWENYSILLETKNEAKLREDLESEIDMKQQFSKSADSIRINQVNN; from the coding sequence ATGACTAAAACCATCCTTAGTACAGCCCTCTTTTTATTGATTTTACTGACAAGCACACAGGCTCAGGTGCAAATCAGTTCGAGTATTATAGATAAAAAAAGTAAAGCGGCTATACCCTATGCCAATATATCCATAGCAAAAACCACCAAGGGCACCATAAGCAACAAAGATGGGCAGTTCCAATTGTCTATTGAAAATCCGCAAACCGACACTAGAATACTCATCAGCAGTTTGGGTTACCAATCGCTATCGCTCAATATCGACGAAATAACCAAAGCAAAAACCATCGAACTAAAAGCCATTGCTTACGATTTATCGGAGGTAAACGTAAATGCCAGCAGGTTGATGAGCGATCCTAAAAAGATACTGAAAGCCTGCATGAAAGCTGCACCCAGGTTTCGTCCCGATAAACCCTATATAAACAAGGGCTTTTTGCGACAAAGTCACCTGCTAAACAAAAAATATGTGAAACTTATAGAGGCAGCCCTATTCACCTATGCAACACCAGAGGAACCGAAACTCAAGGTGCATATTCTTGAAAAAAGAAACACTTACGACAACAGAGAAATTGATGCCAAAGAACTTTACTTTTTTAAACAGTGGAATGATGTTCGTTATAAAAAGGCACTAAAACAATCGAAGACCTATAAACCCAGTAATGAAGAATTACAAAAATTGATTCGGGATACGGATGAAGAAAGAAATTCAATCAGTAAACTTAGACGACTAAAAACCGCTTATCAGCCAAAAATAGACGATATGTGGCACGATCTGAACAAAATATACAAAAGTAGTATGCATCAAATCAAACTGGATACAATTCTAGACAGAGATGGAGAAGCCATCTACAAAATAAAGATACTACCCACTGCTAAACAACTAAAGAGCTCATATTCTATAAGACTTGGGTATCTACTGATTTCAGCAAAGGATTTTGCTTTGCATGAACTCAAAATTGGGGATGTGGAAAATCCAAAGATGAAATCAAGATATTATCATTCTTACAATCACACGTTAAAATACAAAAAACACAAGGGCAAACTTTACCCCTATTATTACAGATCGTTCGGGCGAGATTTTGCTGGCTATACTTCACTGATGCACCATAGAGATAATGAATTAGCAAAAACCCCTAATCTAATCAAGGAGTTCTTATTCACCGAAATCATCGAAGAGCCTAATCAGATTACTGAGATGCTTCCCAATAAATGGAATGACAAATTGTATATCCCTTCGGAATACCACCCTGAGTTTTGGGAAAACTACAGCATACTGCTGGAGACTAAAAATGAAGCCAAACTACGTGAAGATTTGGAGAGTGAAATCGACATGAAACAACAGTTCAGCAAATCGGCAGACAGCATTAGAATTAATCAAGTAAACAATTAA
- a CDS encoding efflux RND transporter periplasmic adaptor subunit: protein MKNKTNLYVSLFILIIVVAFVLLQQTKSDHKYTASEKPKIVNLKLRQYVSGVLIPEREVKIKSQISGILNKLYHKAGDTIHTGDLIAEISILPNPQNIEIAEKTLKTCQINHEKCEKEFKRYKELYAKEVIAEQEFDKYRESYLISQEEMSSAKKQLQIIQKGYSQSQQNIPNFIRSTVSGTVLDIPLKEGASVTERNNYNEGSTIANIADLQNLIFKAKVSESDVAYLKKGMAFEIGISALKNKKLKATLSHITPKAVEENGMMKFEIEAKVENHPDIQLYPGFSAVAEIVLDKRDSVLTIKERNLIFKKDSLFVELLNENNKKSKRLVKTGLSDGLRIEITEGLSLGDRVKVQTN, encoded by the coding sequence ATGAAAAATAAAACCAACCTTTATGTTAGTCTTTTCATCCTAATTATTGTTGTAGCTTTCGTCTTACTGCAACAAACAAAATCAGATCACAAATACACAGCTAGTGAGAAACCAAAAATTGTGAATCTGAAATTAAGACAGTACGTTTCAGGCGTATTGATTCCCGAAAGAGAAGTAAAAATTAAATCACAAATTTCAGGCATTCTCAATAAATTATACCACAAAGCAGGTGATACGATTCATACAGGTGACTTGATCGCAGAGATTAGCATTCTTCCCAATCCTCAGAATATTGAAATAGCAGAAAAGACACTTAAAACCTGTCAAATAAATCATGAAAAATGTGAAAAGGAATTCAAGAGATACAAAGAACTTTATGCAAAAGAAGTCATTGCCGAACAGGAATTTGATAAGTATAGGGAATCTTATCTAATTAGTCAGGAAGAGATGTCTTCAGCAAAAAAACAACTCCAAATTATTCAGAAAGGTTACTCTCAATCTCAACAGAACATTCCTAATTTCATTCGCTCAACCGTATCAGGAACTGTCTTGGACATTCCTCTTAAAGAAGGCGCCAGCGTGACTGAAAGAAACAACTACAACGAAGGTTCGACAATTGCTAACATTGCTGATCTACAAAATTTGATATTCAAAGCTAAGGTTAGTGAATCGGATGTTGCCTATTTGAAAAAAGGCATGGCTTTTGAAATTGGAATCAGCGCACTTAAAAATAAAAAACTGAAAGCCACGCTCAGTCATATCACACCCAAGGCAGTTGAAGAAAATGGCATGATGAAATTCGAAATTGAAGCCAAAGTTGAGAATCATCCCGACATACAACTCTACCCAGGTTTTTCTGCTGTTGCCGAAATTGTACTGGACAAAAGAGATAGTGTATTAACGATAAAAGAACGCAATCTGATTTTTAAAAAAGACAGCCTGTTTGTTGAACTGCTGAACGAGAACAACAAAAAAAGCAAACGCCTGGTAAAAACAGGCCTTTCCGATGGCCTAAGAATAGAGATAACCGAAGGTTTAAGCTTGGGAGATCGTGTGAAGGTTCAGACTAACTAG
- a CDS encoding ABC transporter permease: MLNLYQFEETWDSLKQHKNRNILTGFGVAWGIFILVLLVGAGSGLQKGIMVLFQDYTQNSMWVYGGQTSMSKPGQRAGRAVLFQNSELNHFAERFSEIEVISPEVKYSGKQLYSAKKNYRRFSCYGVNSSYFKIKTYKTELGRILNPNDEISKSRVAVIGKEIAKVLFAKDDALGNYFYLDGTWLRVVGILAEKSLFSDNGHHIYIPYPTMIAQYNYGKELDNFALALKSDTSPTKFEKEFKDYLASKYEFHSEDQNAIYIENLQADAKAFNSLFKIINGFLWLVGVCMILSGIVGVSNIMLVVVKERTQEIGIRKAIGAPPRSILYMILNESIVITFVAGIVGLISASGIVLLINAAIGGMIADKSSIFKGLEVNLPIALSALILLILSGALAGLYPAKKAASVLPIKALNSTEN, encoded by the coding sequence ATGCTTAATTTATATCAATTCGAAGAAACCTGGGATTCACTAAAACAGCACAAAAACCGAAATATACTTACTGGTTTTGGTGTAGCTTGGGGAATATTTATTTTGGTATTGCTTGTGGGAGCTGGTAGTGGTCTTCAAAAAGGCATAATGGTACTATTTCAGGATTATACTCAAAACAGCATGTGGGTATACGGAGGGCAAACATCTATGTCAAAACCCGGACAAAGAGCTGGTCGTGCTGTACTTTTTCAAAATTCGGAATTAAATCACTTTGCTGAACGCTTTTCTGAAATAGAAGTCATTTCTCCAGAAGTAAAATACTCTGGAAAACAACTCTATTCTGCAAAAAAAAACTACCGTCGTTTTTCTTGTTATGGGGTTAACAGTTCGTATTTTAAAATTAAAACCTACAAAACGGAGCTAGGAAGAATTTTAAATCCTAATGATGAAATCTCCAAAAGTAGGGTGGCAGTAATCGGCAAGGAAATTGCAAAAGTTTTATTTGCCAAAGATGACGCTCTGGGGAATTACTTCTATCTTGATGGTACTTGGCTAAGAGTCGTCGGCATATTAGCCGAGAAATCACTCTTCTCTGATAATGGTCATCATATTTATATCCCTTACCCAACCATGATTGCACAATATAACTATGGTAAGGAATTGGATAATTTTGCATTAGCCCTTAAATCAGATACCTCACCCACAAAATTTGAAAAAGAATTCAAAGATTATCTAGCTTCAAAATACGAATTCCATTCAGAAGATCAGAATGCCATCTACATTGAGAATTTACAAGCAGATGCCAAAGCATTTAATTCCCTTTTTAAAATAATAAATGGTTTTCTTTGGCTAGTTGGTGTTTGCATGATTCTTAGCGGTATTGTAGGCGTGAGTAATATTATGCTCGTCGTTGTTAAAGAGCGAACCCAGGAAATAGGTATACGAAAAGCCATTGGCGCGCCTCCCCGAAGTATTCTCTACATGATCTTGAACGAATCCATTGTTATTACTTTTGTAGCGGGTATCGTAGGACTTATAAGTGCAAGTGGTATCGTTTTATTAATCAATGCAGCCATCGGCGGTATGATCGCTGACAAAAGTTCCATTTTTAAAGGATTGGAAGTGAACCTGCCCATTGCATTAAGTGCTCTTATTTTATTAATCTTATCGGGAGCATTGGCCGGGCTATATCCTGCAAAAAAAGCAGCTTCGGTATTGCCTATAAAAGCACTCAACTCTACAGAAAACTAA
- a CDS encoding peptidase domain-containing ABC transporter has translation MTDKQIKRSIVFQHDEKDCGVACLKSIFRYYNGDISLEKLRRESGTNPKGTSLLGLYQAVNKLGFTADGLQGDIDELKKLNHPVILHLNIEDHFQHYVVCYKYERGKFYIGDPAKGFCKKKPQELEEVWLSGYLLDLTPNESFEAKGFKSNKSFSWLKEQISEDKPLFIAALFLGVIISILSLSTAVFTQQMVDDILPKKDFYLLLKGLFSWGILILLLSVFNYLRSLLLAQQTFRFNSRVVNYFLSKLIYLPKAFFDSKKQGDMIARLNDSQKIQSAVQYVMGQAAIDALLVIISLSFLFYYNVETALFAATIIPLLLILLNVFLAPVKKIQQEVMQNHAINESYYIEIINGINTIKTHQKENYFQAQAKTIYSNFQERIFSFNKIALKFNLSNDIINSLVLILSISFGAFLYLQGKIEIGELLAILGIISILIDSTENLILANISIQGAKVALERMFDFTEEKLEYQTTSTDESAFNFSQLKIENLHFNFPGQIELLNNISLQVKKGELISILGENGCGKSTLIQIIQRFYEPIKGDIILNNDHSLKNLDHQVWRKTIGVVPQQIQIFNGSILDNICLDEACEHEERIIEFCKEWGFDDYFSKLSDSYYTLIGEEGQNISGGETQLLALARALYNEPQFLILDEATSAMDRNTEQFVLKMLNKLKSEMAILFITHRLHIIKSLNSTIYIMESGRIETWGSHDELMLNENLYSDYWKDLDYA, from the coding sequence ATGACCGATAAACAAATAAAACGATCGATCGTTTTCCAACACGACGAGAAAGACTGTGGGGTAGCCTGTTTAAAAAGTATTTTTCGCTATTACAATGGAGACATCTCCCTTGAGAAACTAAGACGAGAGTCTGGTACAAATCCTAAAGGAACAAGTCTCCTTGGTTTATACCAGGCAGTAAATAAACTTGGTTTTACAGCAGATGGCTTACAGGGGGATATTGATGAACTCAAAAAGCTAAATCACCCCGTTATTTTACATCTAAATATAGAAGATCACTTTCAGCATTATGTGGTTTGTTATAAATATGAAAGAGGCAAATTTTATATAGGCGATCCTGCAAAAGGTTTTTGCAAAAAAAAGCCACAGGAATTAGAAGAAGTCTGGCTTTCAGGTTACCTCTTAGATTTAACACCCAATGAAAGTTTCGAAGCCAAAGGATTCAAATCAAATAAAAGCTTTTCGTGGCTAAAAGAACAAATAAGCGAAGACAAACCTCTTTTTATTGCGGCACTTTTTCTGGGAGTTATCATTTCAATACTCAGTTTGTCAACAGCGGTATTCACACAACAAATGGTCGATGATATTCTTCCTAAAAAAGATTTTTATTTATTACTCAAAGGTTTATTCAGTTGGGGTATTCTCATTTTATTATTATCTGTTTTCAATTACCTGAGAAGTTTACTCCTAGCACAACAAACCTTTCGTTTCAATAGTAGAGTTGTCAATTATTTTTTATCGAAACTCATCTATTTGCCCAAAGCATTTTTCGACAGTAAGAAGCAGGGCGATATGATTGCTAGGCTCAACGACAGCCAAAAAATACAATCGGCTGTACAATACGTTATGGGACAAGCAGCTATCGATGCGCTACTTGTCATCATCTCTTTATCTTTCCTATTCTACTATAATGTAGAAACAGCCTTGTTTGCAGCAACAATAATTCCTTTACTACTAATTTTACTCAACGTTTTTTTAGCTCCTGTAAAGAAGATACAGCAGGAAGTCATGCAAAATCATGCTATAAATGAATCCTATTATATCGAGATAATCAATGGTATAAATACCATAAAAACGCATCAAAAAGAAAACTACTTTCAAGCACAAGCCAAAACTATTTACTCCAATTTTCAAGAAAGAATATTTTCATTCAATAAAATTGCCTTAAAGTTTAATTTATCCAACGACATTATCAATTCCTTGGTTCTTATTCTTAGTATCTCTTTTGGTGCCTTCCTGTACCTTCAAGGGAAGATTGAAATTGGAGAACTACTGGCTATTCTAGGTATTATAAGTATTTTAATCGATTCAACCGAAAATTTAATCTTGGCTAATATATCGATTCAAGGTGCTAAAGTTGCTTTGGAACGCATGTTCGATTTTACTGAAGAAAAGTTAGAATACCAAACTACTTCAACAGATGAATCAGCTTTTAATTTTAGTCAACTAAAAATAGAGAATTTACATTTCAATTTTCCCGGACAAATAGAACTTCTAAATAATATAAGCCTTCAAGTTAAAAAAGGAGAGTTGATTTCCATATTGGGTGAAAATGGTTGTGGGAAAAGTACCCTAATTCAAATTATTCAGAGATTTTACGAACCTATAAAAGGTGATATTATTCTTAATAATGATCATTCTCTTAAAAATCTAGATCATCAAGTTTGGCGAAAAACGATAGGTGTTGTCCCACAACAGATTCAGATTTTCAATGGATCTATCTTAGATAATATTTGCTTAGATGAAGCATGCGAACACGAAGAAAGAATTATTGAATTCTGTAAAGAATGGGGATTCGATGATTACTTCTCAAAACTATCTGATTCTTATTACACCCTTATAGGAGAGGAAGGACAAAACATATCAGGAGGTGAAACACAACTACTTGCATTAGCCCGTGCATTATATAACGAACCTCAATTTCTTATACTCGACGAAGCAACATCTGCCATGGATAGAAATACAGAGCAATTTGTACTCAAGATGCTTAACAAACTGAAAAGTGAAATGGCAATTCTTTTTATTACGCATCGTCTGCATATTATAAAATCTTTAAACAGTACAATCTATATTATGGAGTCGGGAAGGATAGAAACATGGGGATCACATGATGAGCTTATGCTGAATGAAAATCTATACAGTGATTATTGGAAAGATTTAGACTATGCTTAA
- a CDS encoding peroxiredoxin family protein, protein MKKILALIGIASIICGMLILTTYKAIQVKARVKKIPKKIELSELPEFEFENTKGGNYSYWDIETDKSVLIIHFSPKCDMCDMEAKILFNYYSEFQNSEILMVSKSKKFDIKKFAKKHQLESFPNIQFLKYQEDQFEEIFGTQKLPAILIFDTQLKLLKKIEEAVTVKTLVKYTRAANDR, encoded by the coding sequence ATGAAGAAGATATTAGCACTCATAGGTATTGCAAGCATTATTTGTGGAATGCTTATACTCACAACATACAAGGCTATACAGGTAAAAGCAAGAGTTAAGAAGATTCCTAAAAAAATTGAATTATCAGAGCTTCCGGAATTTGAATTCGAGAACACTAAAGGCGGAAATTACTCCTATTGGGATATTGAAACAGATAAATCAGTTCTTATTATTCACTTTAGTCCTAAATGTGACATGTGTGATATGGAAGCCAAAATATTATTCAATTATTACAGCGAGTTTCAAAATTCAGAAATCTTAATGGTTTCTAAAAGCAAAAAATTTGACATCAAAAAATTCGCAAAAAAACATCAGCTGGAATCCTTCCCAAATATTCAATTTTTAAAGTATCAGGAAGATCAATTCGAAGAGATTTTTGGCACACAAAAACTTCCAGCTATTCTAATTTTTGATACGCAACTAAAACTATTAAAAAAGATTGAAGAAGCTGTTACAGTAAAAACACTCGTTAAATACACAAGAGCTGCAAATGACCGATAA
- a CDS encoding carboxypeptidase-like regulatory domain-containing protein, with product MQNVPKLILPILFIFYSSLLFSQQKIKARVVDDNRTPIPYASIVLENSPLGTITNPEGYFEIKHPYVGKFDNIQVSCIGYQTKFFPIDSLLEIKKGKQTINLILKKQAYNLQEVIVGKQEILKNAKQIFANAINELPNLLDDKPHIGKYYYRQSHRLDTSINRLIEATISIYDPGMKHDITECKFNIDKLQSSLDNRDTDYKLLLRAYLYSRKKTDYFGDPRIKSNSSYKDPLIQKYLLEDLDHSKASFSKFFTSTNMIRSIQNGRRKKSLRINPHFKNGRPIITKSFIKEHQFKLDTILMYKNDPIYKIKILPSKNYPQIKYQKYSLIPIGIAYIRIKDYAFLNLDYGYIKNPNYKHFKGKSRYYFHFKIKFEEFNKKLYLSYLYSNRFDYNSDLSRKRRLIQELSYSEIINDQGLVNKQLNTLNWEGDHYGKIPYNKEFWKNHTTMLPTNEEQLLKNNLIKEIKNKTKK from the coding sequence ATGCAGAACGTACCAAAGCTAATTTTACCAATACTATTTATTTTTTACTCATCTCTACTTTTTTCTCAACAAAAAATTAAAGCTAGAGTTGTCGATGATAACAGAACTCCTATTCCATACGCATCAATTGTATTGGAAAACAGCCCTCTAGGAACAATAACAAACCCTGAAGGATATTTTGAAATCAAACACCCTTATGTAGGGAAATTTGATAATATTCAGGTGTCCTGTATTGGATATCAAACCAAATTTTTCCCGATCGACTCCTTGCTTGAAATAAAAAAGGGAAAACAAACAATCAATCTTATATTAAAAAAGCAAGCTTATAACTTACAAGAGGTAATTGTTGGCAAGCAAGAAATTTTGAAAAATGCCAAACAAATTTTTGCGAATGCTATTAACGAACTGCCTAATTTATTAGATGATAAACCTCACATTGGTAAATACTATTATCGCCAAAGTCACCGACTAGACACTTCAATTAATCGCCTAATTGAAGCAACAATCAGTATTTACGATCCAGGAATGAAGCACGATATTACAGAATGTAAATTTAATATTGATAAGCTACAATCAAGTCTTGACAATAGAGATACAGATTACAAATTACTTTTGAGAGCTTATCTATATTCAAGAAAAAAAACGGATTATTTTGGTGATCCAAGAATAAAATCAAACTCTTCTTACAAAGATCCTTTAATTCAGAAATATTTACTGGAAGATCTGGATCACAGTAAAGCTTCTTTTTCAAAGTTTTTTACTTCTACGAATATGATTCGTAGCATACAAAATGGGAGACGAAAAAAATCACTTAGAATCAATCCTCACTTTAAAAATGGACGCCCCATTATTACCAAATCTTTCATTAAGGAACATCAATTTAAATTAGATACCATTTTGATGTATAAAAATGATCCAATCTATAAAATAAAAATCCTACCAAGCAAAAATTATCCCCAAATCAAATACCAAAAGTATAGTCTCATACCTATTGGTATTGCCTATATACGTATTAAAGATTATGCATTTTTGAATTTAGATTACGGATATATTAAGAATCCAAACTACAAACACTTTAAAGGAAAATCACGATATTATTTCCATTTCAAAATTAAATTTGAAGAATTCAACAAAAAGCTATATTTAAGCTATTTATATTCAAACAGGTTCGATTACAACAGTGATCTATCACGCAAAAGGCGTTTGATTCAAGAACTTTCTTATTCAGAAATCATCAACGACCAGGGTTTGGTTAACAAACAACTAAACACGCTTAACTGGGAAGGAGATCATTACGGAAAAATTCCATATAATAAGGAATTCTGGAAAAATCACACTACTATGCTTCCTACAAATGAAGAGCAATTGTTAAAAAACAATTTGATCAAGGAGATTAAAAACAAAACTAAAAAATGA